A region from the Vicia villosa cultivar HV-30 ecotype Madison, WI linkage group LG3, Vvil1.0, whole genome shotgun sequence genome encodes:
- the LOC131657889 gene encoding uncharacterized protein LOC131657889, whose translation MYKVISKLLAGRLKKVLHFLISPCQSAFVPGRQLLDGVLVANEVVDFSKKVGRGSLLFKVDFEKAYDNVSWNYLRYMLRRMGFGEVWMRWMEMLIFNSSMSVLVNGSPTKEFVVEKDLRQGDPLSPFLFVLVTEGLAGLVRKSSEIGEFKGIYINGVCVVDILQFADDTLVMGECSWRQVWAIKAILRAFELVSGLGINYHKSKLIGINVVIRGKSSWSPLVTKIRNQLLGWQNRMPISVVKEVVRIQRNFLWGGGLEERRKIHWVSWKQVCLPFLKGGIGIKDVGDFNHVLLNKWRWRILKGEEALWFKVIKARYGDFSMESFCGGMSSNPLSSLSSSSHSLASVWWKDMIYLGNDKGEDPVAFNCRFVIGNGFVTPFWEARWVGNVCLKEEFPKLFAASLLKRVAVASMGGWIDGEWKWENFWVVINVDSDPGLVVEDVSLRSLLLGREPLMEGRDKVSWFSSADGIFP comes from the exons ATGTATAAggtcatttctaaacttttggcggGGAGGTTGAAAAAGGTGTTGCATTTTTTGATTTCTCCGTGTCAAAGTGCCTTTGTGCCGGGTAGACAATTACTAGATGGTGTGTTGGTGGCAAATGAAGTGGTGGATTTCTCTAAGAAAGTGGGTCGAGGTAGCTTGTTATttaaggtggattttgaaaaggcataTGACAATGTTTCTTGGAATTACCTTAGATACATGTTGAGGAGAATGGGTTTTGGGGAGGTTtggatgagatggatggagaTGCTAATCTTTAATAGTTCGATGTCCGTGTTAGTTAACGGTAGCCCGACAAAAGAATTTGTGGTGGAGAAAGATTTGAGGCAAGGTGACCCTTTATCTCCTTTCCTCTTTGTGTTGGTGACGGAGGGGTTGGCGGGTCTTGTGAGGAAATCATCCGAAATTGGGGAGTTTAAAGGAATATATATTAATGGTGTTTGTGTGGTTGACATATtacaattcgcggatgatactCTTGTGATGGGTGAATGTTCATGGAGACAAGTGTGGGCAATCAAAGCAATTTTAAGGGCTTTTGAATTAGTGTCGGGCCTCGGCATTAATTATCACAAAAGTAAATTAATTGGTATCAAT GTTGTGATCCGAGGAAAATCATCTTGGTCTCCACTTGTTACAAAGATTAGGAATCAGTTATTGGGTTGGCAAAATAG GATGCCGATTTCGGTGGTTAAAGAGGTGGTTAGGAtccaaagaaactttttatgggGAGGAGGATTGGAGGAGAGAAGGAAGatacattgggttagttggaaacaAGTTTGTTTACCGTTTCTAAAAGGGGGTATTGGAATTAAAGATGTGGGTGACTTCAACCACGTTCTTCTTAATAAATGGCGGTGGAGGATATTAAAAGGCGAGGAGGCTCTTTGGTTCAAAGTGATAAAGGCTCGGTACGGGGATTTCTCAATGGAGTCTTTTTGTGGAGGTATGTCTTCTAATCCTttatcttctctttcttcttcatcCCATTCTTTAGCCTCGGTGTGGTGGAAAGATATGATTTATCTTGGTAATGATAAAGGTGAAGATCCGGTGGCTTTTAATTGTCGTTTTGTTATTGGGAATGGTTTTGTCACTCCGTTTTGGGAGGCTAGGTGGGtgggaaatgtttgtttgaaggaGGAGTTTCCTAAATTATTTGCGGCCTCTTTATTGAAACGGGTGGCGGTGGCTAGTATGGGAGGGTGGATAGATGGGGAGTGGAAGTGGGAGAATTTTTGGGTTGTTATTAATGTTGATTCCGATCCAGGTTTGGTGGTGGAGGATGTTTCTCTCCGTTCTTTGTTACTAGGCCGTGAGCCTTTGATGGAGGGTAGGGATAAAGTTTCTTGGTTTAGTTCGGCGGATGGCATTTTTCCGTAG
- the LOC131661023 gene encoding disease resistance protein RGA2-like produces the protein MADSFLFDVADSLLGKLASYAHEEASKAWGVFEELQGIKDTLAIVKYVLLDAENKKHQNHGLQEWLKQIQNILYDAEDVLDEVECQDSRNQFVQASGSKRQKVGHFFSSPFFRLRISHRVKDVRDRLNKVVADRNLFGLERMNVNASVESREMSYSHVDALDVIGRDNEKEEIIKLLLKPRGHGGEDGDNGLCVIPMVGIGGLGKTTLAKLVFNDKRMDEVFSLKMWVCVSYDFDIRKIIVKIINSSSSPVLSLAYQENIDHFDDEQLVNRLRHKLFDQKFLLVLDDIWNVNLSQWNELKDLIKVGAVGSKVLVTTRSMSIASMMGTVPAYTLEGLSLVNCLSLFVKWAFKEGEEKKYPGLLEIGKDIVRKCRGIPLAARTLGSSLFSKFDLDKWELVRDSEIWNLRQNKDDILPVLKLSYDQMPSHLRHCFAYFSLFPKDYLFSCGEICNLWNVFGLLESPNGTQKLENVSRDYIDELHSRSFLQDFEDFGHTCVFKVHDLVHDLAVYVAKEGFVVLNSCTKNIPEQARHLSIVENESFGRTLFSESKSVRSILFPIQGVGLDSQTLLDSWISRYRYLRYLDLSDYSFEALPNSVSKLNLLRVLILSHNTKIKRLPDCICELQNLQVLSVRGCTELEALPNGLGKLINLRQLFITTKQFLLSHDEFESMTHLQTLGFHYCENLKFFSNPAQHLTSLETLFVQSCGSLDALPLYIFPKLQTLLISNCKLLNPWLNDESLIRNSSSMKHLYLGDFPNILTLPQWIVGAANTLLSLVVKNLPNLTMLPEFLTTMTCLKRLHIVDCPQLLSLPTDINRLVVLEDLSIDGCPELCRKCQPRVGEYWPVISHVKHVFIGEPKGEEN, from the coding sequence ATGGCAGACTCATTTCTGTTTGATGTTGCAGACTCCCTCTTAGGAAAACTCGCTTCTTATGCTCATGAAGAAGCTTCAAAGGCTTGGGGTGTATTCGAAGAACTACAAGGAATCAAAGACACTCTGGCTATTGTCAAATATGTACTATTGGATGCCGAAAATAAGAAACACCAAAATCACGGGCTACAGGAATGGTTGAAGCAAATTCAAAACATCTTGTATGATGCCGAAGATGTATTAGATGAAGTTGAGTGTCAAGACTCACGAAACCAGTTTGTTCAAGCTTCTGGCAGCAAGAGGCAGAAGGTAGGACACtttttttcttctcctttttttcgtcTTAGAATTTCTCATAGAGTCAAAGATGTTAGGGATAGATTGAACAAGGTAGTTGCTGATAGGAATCTATTTGGACTTGAGAGAATGAATGTCAATGCTAGTGTGGAAAGTAGAGAAATGAGTTATTCTCATGTTGATGCTTTAGATGTTATAGGAAGGGATaatgaaaaagaagaaattaTCAAGCTCTTGTTGAAACCCCGTGGTCACGGCGGTGAGGATGGTGATAATGGTCTGTGCGTGATTCCCATGGTGGGAATTGGTGGGTTGGGGAAGACTACACTTGCCAAGTTGGTGTTCAATGATAAGAGGATGGATGAAGTTTTCTCATTGAAGATGTGGGTATGTGTCTCTTATGATTTTGACATTAGGAAGATAATTGTTAAGATCATTAACTCGAGTTCGTCACCGGTTTTATCTCTTGCTTACCAAGAAAACATTGACCACTTTGATGATGAGCAGCTCGTGAATCGTCTTAGACATAAGCTTTTTGATCAAAAGTTTTTACTGGTTTTAGATGATATATGGAATGTTAACCTTTCACAATGGAATGAGTTGAAAGATTTGATAAAAGTTGGCGCAGTAGGAAGCAAAGTTTTAGTCACGACCCGTAGTATGTCGATTGCTTCAATGATGGGAACGGTTCCTGCATATACTTTAGAAGGTCTTTCTTTGGTTAACTGTTTGTCTCTCTTTGTCAAATGGGCATTTAAAGAAGGCGAAGAAAAAAAATATCCAGGTCTATTGGAGATTGGAAAAGATATTGTGAGAAAATGCCGAGGGATTCCATTAGCAGCGAGAACGTTGGGAAGTTCACTGTTCTCTAAATTTGATTTAGATAAGTGGGAGCTTGTAAGAGACTCCGAAATATGGAATTTAAGACAAAACAAAGATGACATTTTACCTGTGCTTAAGTTAAGCTATGATCAAATGCCGTCCCATTTGAGACATTGTTTTGCTTATTTTTCCCTTTTTCCAAAAGATTATCTCTTTTCTTGTGGTGAAATTTGTAATCTCTGGAATGTATTTGGATTACTTGAATCACCAAATGGAACTCAAAAGCTAGAGAATGTTTCAAGAGATTATATTGATGAGTtacattcaagatcatttcttcAGGATTTTGAAGACTTTGGCCACACATGTGTTTTCAAGGTACATGATTTGGTGCATGATCTTGCAGTGTATGTTGCAAAAGAGGGGTTTGTGGTGTTAAACTCTTGTACTAAGAATATACCCGAGCAAGCAAGGCATTTATCAATTGTTGAAAATGAGTCATTTGGTCGCACTTTGTTCTCCGAGTCGAAAAGTGTGAGAAGTATTTTGTTTCCCATCCAAGGAGTGGGTCTTGATAGTCAAACACTCTTGGATTCATGGATATCAAGATATAGATACTTGCGTTATTTAGATTTAAGTGATTATTCATTTGAGGCTCTTCCGAATTCGGTTTCTAAATTGAACCTTCTTCGAGTTCTCATTCTTTCTCATAACACCAAAATCAAAAGACTTCCTGATTGTATATGTGAACTCCAAAATTTACAAGTGTTATCAGTCAGAGGATGCACAGAGCTTGAAGCGTTGCCTAATGGACTAGGGAAGCTAATCAACCTTCGACAATTGTTTATAACAACAAAGCAATTTCTTCTGTCACATGATGAATTTGAGAGCATGACCCATCTTCAAACTTTGGGTTTTCATTATTGTGAGAATTTGAAGTTCTTTTCCAACCCTGCGCAACACCTCACTTCCCTTGAAACATTGTTTGTTCAATCATGCGGGAGCCTAGATGCTTTGCCTCTTTATATCTTCCCAAAATTACAAACTCTTTTAATTTCAAACTGTAAGTTGTTAAATCCATGGTTGAACGATGAAAGCCTTATCAGAAACTCGAGCTCGATGAAACATCTATATCTTGGGGATTTTCCAAATATTTTGACATTGCCTCAGTGGATTGTAGGTGCTGCAAACACATTACTTTCCTTGGTGGTTAAAAATCTTCCAAATCTTACAATGCTTCCTGAATTTTTAACAACCATGACTTGTCTTAAGAGGCTTCATATTGTGGATTGTCCTCAACTGTTGAGTCTTCCAACTGACATCAATCGCCTGGTTGTGCTCGAAGATTTGAGCATAGACGGTTGTCCTGAACTGTGCAGAAAATGTCAGCCTCGAGTTGGTGAGTACTGGCCCGTGATTTCTCATGTCAAACATGTTTTCATCGGAGAACCAAAAGGAGAGGAGAATTGA
- the LOC131655423 gene encoding protein UNIFOLIATA, producing MDPDAFTASLFKWDPRTVLSNAPSPRPQLLDYAVTPTTAPMTYHPARLPRELGGLEELFQAYGIRYYTAAKIAELGFTVSTLVDMKDDELDDMMNSLSQIFRWDLLVGERYGIKAAIRAERRRLDEEEIKRRGLLSGDTTNALDALSQEGLSEEPVVQREKEAAGSGGGSTWEVAVVEERRKRQQIRRRRMKMKGNDHGENEEGEDEEEDNISGGGERQREHPFIVTEPGEVARGKKNGLDYLFHLYEQCREFLIQVQAIAKERGEKCPTKVTNQVFRYAKKAGASYINKPKMRHYVHCYALHCLDEEVSNELRRGFKERGENVGAWRQACYKPLVAIAARQGWDIDAIFNAHPRLSIWYVPTKLRQLCHAERNSAAATSSVSVGTTHLPF from the exons ATGGATCCAGATGCATTCACCGCCAGCTTATTCAAGTGGGACCCACGCACCGTCCTCTCCAACGCTCCATCTCCCCGTCCCCAGCTTCTTGACTATGCGGTTACTCCAACAACCGCTCCGATGACTTATCATCCAGCCAGATTACCAAGAGAGCTAGGAGGCTTGGAGGAACTTTTCCAAGCTTACGGTATCAGATACTACACGGCGGCGAAGATTGCGGAGCTTGGTTTCACAGTGAGCACGCTGGTGGACATGAAGGACGATGAGCTTGACGACATGATGAACAGCCTCTCCCAGATTTTTCGTTGGGATCTTCTCGTCGGTGAACGTTACGGCATCAAAGCCGCCATTAGAGCTGAGAGAAGACGCCTCGATGAGGAGGAAATTAAACGCCGCGGTCTTCTCTCCGGCGATACCACCAACGCTCTCGATGCTCTCTCTCAAGAAG GTTTGTCGGAGGAGCCGGTGGTGCAACGTGAAAAGGAAGCGGCGGGGAGTGGAGGAGGGAGCACGTGGGAGGTAGCTGTGGTGGAGGAGAGGAGAAAGAGGCAGCAGATAAGGAGGcggaggatgaagatgaaggggaatgATCACGGTGAGAATGAAGAAGgagaagatgaggaagaagataacaTTAGTGGTGGTGGTGAGAGGCAAAGAGAACACCCATTCATTGTGACGGAGCCTGGGGAAGTGGCACGTGGCAAAAAGAACGGTCTGGATTATCTCTTCCATCTCTACGAACAATGCCGTGAGTTTCTGATTCAAGTTCAAGCCATCGCTAAAGAGCGCGGTGAGAAATGCCCCACCAAG GTGACAAATCAAGTGTTTAGGTATGCAAAGAAAGCTGGAGCGAGTTACATAAACAAGCCGAAAATGAGACACTATGTTCACTGTTACGCGTTGCATTGTTTAGATGAGGAAGTATCAAATGAACTTCGAAGAGGGTTTAAGGAAAGAGGTGAGAACGTTGGCGCGTGGAGGCAAGCTTGTTATAAGCCACTGGTGGCGATTGCTGCACGTCAAGGATGGGATATTGATGCAATATTCAACGCGCATCCACGTCTTTCGATATGGTACGTGCCAACTAAGCTTCGTCAGCTTTGTCATGCGGAGAGGAACAGTGCTGCTGCTACGAGCTCCGTCTCTGTTGGAACTACTCACCTTCCTTTCTAA
- the LOC131657888 gene encoding uncharacterized protein LOC131657888 yields MGGRNEAVIAAALQVVQNQPNVGVVDESREADDWWISTHQWLNGANKEITWAGDLLVAEYAAKFVELEKLYPYYNEATTGFSKCVKFENGFHPKIKKAIGYQQIHKFPYLVNSCRIYEEDNKSHREIISEKRGKQHQIRGKPYNAPTGKGKEKATDGKRTSEEGAPADIVCYKCGKPSHQSNACTGEVKRRFRCGKAGHGIADCKHKAAICFNYNEDGQISTQCQKMK; encoded by the exons ATGGGTGGAAGAAACGAGGCTGTGATCGCTGCTGCTCTACAGGTTGTGCAAAATCAGCCTAATGTTGGTGTGGTTGATGAGTCTC gagaggctgatgactggtggattaGCACTCATCAGTGGCTGAATGGTGCAAACAAAGAGATTACGTGGGCT GGAGATTTGTTAGTGGCCGAATATGCTGCTAAATTCGTGGAATTGGAAAAATTATATCCTTATTACAATGAGGCGACGACTGGATTTTccaagtgtgttaagtttgagaatgggtttcACCCAAAAATAAAGAAGGCAATTGGGTATCAGCAGATTCATAAATTTCCATATTTGGTGAATAGTTGCAGAATTTATGAAGAGGACAATAAGTCTCACCGCGAGATCATAAGTGAGAAAAGAGGCAAGCAACATCAGATCCGTGGGAAGCCTTACAATGCTCCAACTGGAAAAGGTAAAGAGAAAGCTACAGATGGTAAGAGAACCAGTGAGGAAGGTGCTCCTGCGGACATCGTATGTTACAAATGTGGAAAACCTAGTCATCAAAGTAATGCATGCACTGGGGAGGTGAAGAGGCGTTTTCGTTGTGGTAAAGCTGGACATGGAATAGCTGATTGTAAACACAAAGCGGCTATATGTTTCAACTATAACGAGGATGGACAGATCAGTACTCAGTGTCAGAAAATGAAATAA
- the LOC131655424 gene encoding uncharacterized protein LOC131655424, which produces METVSTEPAKPELDSNQDLLAKDEAKAQVVVVLQDDDGGLKDSSEEELKKVSLMRTFVEARDPSSKEVDDLMIRRFLRARDLDVEKASAMFLKYLKWKHSFVPTGSVSASEIRDDLAQEKMYVQGVDKKGRPITVAFAAKHFQNKNGLEAFKRYVVFALEKLCSRIPAGEEKFLAIADIKGWGYVNSDLRGYLGALNILQDYYPERLGKLFIVHAPYMFMKVWKLVYPFIDDNTKKKIVFVENKKLKSTLLEEIDESQLPEIYGGKLQLVPIQDS; this is translated from the exons ATGGAAACTGTTAGCACTGAACCTGCAAAACCAGAACTAGATTCCAATCAAGATTTGTTGGCTAAAGATGAAGCAAAAGCtcaagttgttgttgttcttcaagATGATGATGGAGGTTTGAAAGATAGCTCAGAAGAAGAGCTCAAGAAAGTCAGTCTCATGAGAACTTTTGTTGAAGCCCGCGACCCTTCTTCCAAG GAAGTAGATGATTTGATGATTAGAAGATTCTTGAGAGCTCGTGATTTAGATGTAGAGAAAGCTTCAGCTATGTTCCTTAAGTACTTGAAATGGAAGCATTCATTTGTTCCAACTGGTTCAGTTTCTGCTTCGGAGATCCGTGATGATCTTGCTCAGGAGAAGATGTATGTTCAAGGAGTGGATAAAAAGGGTCGACCTATAACTGTTGCTTTTGCTGCTAagcattttcaaaacaaaaatggTTTGGAAGCATTCAAAC GATATGTAGTTTTTGCGCTTGAGAAACTATGTTCGAG GATTCCAGCAggggaagaaaagtttcttgcTATTGCAGATATTAAGGGATGGGGATATGTAAACAGTGACCTTCGTGGATATCTTGGTGCTCTAAACATTCTTCAGGATTATTATCCGGAAAGATTGGGAAAATTGTTCATAGTTCATGCTCCTTACATGTTTATGAAAGTATGGAAACTTGTTTACCCTTTCATTGATGACAATACCAAGAAGAAG ATAGTATTTGTGGAGAACAAGAAGCTGAAATCGACATTGCTAGAAGAGATTGACGAGAGTCAGCTCCCAGAGATATATGGAGGGAAACTTCAACTAGTTCCAATACAGGATTCATGA
- the LOC131661026 gene encoding uncharacterized protein LOC131661026 produces MALQVQATLHTTRSTRPSLLSSTSTPTLSKSNPSSLKSSFFSRSLNLLLHPNQQHSLVYGPPRFTMRVASKQAYICRDCGYIYNEKSPFEKLPDKYFCPVCGAPKRRFKPYAPPVNKSANEKDVRKARKAELQRDEAVGKALPIAVVVGVVALVGLYFYLNSTF; encoded by the exons ATGGCTTTGCAAGTGCAGGCCACACTTCACACTACAAGATCCACAAGACCTTCCTTATTATCTTCAACTTCCACTCCAACTCTCTCTAAATCCAATCCTTCTTCTTTGAAGTCATCTTTCTTCTCTCGTTCTCTTAACCTCTTACTTCATCCTAATCAACAACATAGTCTTGTTTATGGACCTCCTAGGTTTACCATGCGTGTAGCTTCCAAACAAGCCTATATCTGTCGTGACTGCGG GTATATTTACAATGAGAAGAGCCCCTTTGAAAAATTGCCTGATAAATACTTCTGCCCTG TTTGCGGTGCTCCAAAAAGAAGGTTTAAGCCCTATGCTCCACCTGTCAACAAAAGTGCAAATGAAAAAGATGTTAGAAAGGCAAGGAAAGCTGAACTCCAAAGAGATGAAGCAGTTGG GAAAGCACTTCCTATTGCAGTTGTCGTGGGAGTTGTAGCTCTTGTGGGATTATATTTTTATCTCAACAGCACATTTTAG